ATTTgctaatattatttattttaaaaatttttattaaataatagtaattatataatattggGGGTTCCAcactttattttaatatgcttttttaaaaaaaaaaaaatttaatatataacttACAAATTGCACtacattatttaaaaaagacaaaaaaaaaaaaaaaagatataacaTGTACTTTGAAtgcttatatatttttttttttctaacatTTACTACTATCTTCATGTATTAGCAACGGTATTTCCTCCttattttattcaattaaaattttatgtttaCATAAACtctgttaaaaaaaaaaaaaatgtatttatactttttttattattttatattgccactaatatttaaaattttatttcttctataattaatttcatttatatacatacatgttttatacttatatagaagttttttttttttttttttgtcttttaattatatatcttattttattttatatgaaataagATTCAGAAATAAATGAGCAaattaaaatgtaaatattcttaaataactttttttaggAAGGCATGCAATGTAAGGtttgtattatttaaaaaaaaaaaaaacaaacaaTAATCAAACTGAAAAAAATTGTCAAAATTTCTGATGAATTCAGGATCGTGTATAATTGCtaataaaattacataattttgttctatataaaaaatatatttttttttttaatttttgcttTAAAtgaacattaaaaaaaataatacattcTATTGCACTAAAATTAGTCGAACAAAtagttaatatttttaaaaacttaaCGCTATTAATTATGTGCAAGTAAATATGTAATATTTATGTAGcttcataatatatatatatatatataaaagcacaaaatttgaatataaaaaaaattgtaacgttttataatttttttattacttttattttatttgatattATCTTGTATTAGATTTTACTTTAttctatttaattttatcttatcatattttatttatttatttttttttttttaaatgttattTCTTTCAcctattaaatatttaaatatatgacaattttttgttttcaagATTTATTAAGCACAACAATTTAAACTTATAAAATGAAACGTCTTTAcatttttaagttttttttttaatagaatgacaagaacaaaaaaagtaaataattcTAAGTCTATCTCAATGAAATTCCTTTAAAATtcatatgataaaaaaaaataaaaagcaacttattttaattaacatactgaaaagaaaaaacagtATATTTAACgaactttaaaaaatattattatttaaaatggaTGATCATAAAAACATCTgaattttatgaattttaatGAAGTATTCAAAAAtacttaatattttaatcttacttaatattttgaatttttgttatggtttttcttcaattttttttcttccattaaaaaaaaaaaaaaaaggcgatgcaaaataaaattatgagagaaaaaaattttatttaaaacgAAATAACAAAAGTAATGTCATAATATATTTGCATTTTACTACACTTGAAATATGATCGTGTGTACAAATAATTatgtattttataaatatatatttgtaattattgatattaaaagtaattgttgttttttttttttttctttctttttgtaatttttaaagTGTTTTATtgtaattcattatttaaaaaaaaaaaaaaaactcggataaattaattttttttttttttttttaatactaaACATCCATTATTTTATCGTTTCATATTTATGTTTTCAACCTTTCAATCATGTATGTAtggatatatatttaaacaaaaatatattgaagtacataaaaatattagtgaatgtgcatatatatacatattttataattatttttttatttttattacatatatctaattttattatttttaattttttttttttttttttatatatacatatatataattcatgCTAggaatttttcttttttctgtattttttaatttttttatagttttgAAGataatcttttattatttttatattatataaaagatactttaatatttttttcattttataaattttttttttttccaaaatTGGCACAATTCATTATTTCAttgtaataaatatttattacttCTTTTAagcctttttttttttcttttctcttttttcttttttcttttttcttttttttgttttaattaaaatggctgtaaataaaatatttaacacTAATGTGGAAGAAACATTAAAAGGAGCAGATATAAAATTACTTTTAATTGATTTTGATGGTACACTTTTTGTAgataaagatataaaagtTCCTGAAGAAAACATTGAAGCAATTAAGCTAGCTATTGAAAAAGGATATATGGTTGGTGTATGTACTGGTAGGTCAAAAGTTGGTATTTTAAGTGCATTTGGTgaagataatttaaaaaaaatgaatttttatggAATGCCAGGTGTGTACATTAATGGAACTATAGTATATGATCAAATTGGTTATATATTACTTGATGAAACTATAGAAACAGATGTATATTCTGAATTAATTAGTTATCTtactgaaaaaaatttagttaATCAGACCATTTTTTATAGGGGAGAATCAAATTATGTCACAGAAGATAATAAGTATGCTGATTTTATGCAAAAAATGTACAGTGAAAATAGAAGTATAATTATTAGACATAATGAATTGTTAAAATATAGAACTATGAATAAACTTATGATTGTTTTGGATCCACCTGAATCTAAAACTGTTATCGAAAATCTCAAAAAACATTTTGGTAAGAAATTAACAATTTTTACAACTTATAACGGACATGCAGAAGTAACTAAATTAGGTCATGATAAATACACTggtattaattatttattaaaacattATAATATTTCTGATGATCAAGTTTTAGTTGTAGGAGATGCAGAGAATGATATTGCAATGCtttctaattttaaatattcatttgCTGTAGCCAATGCTACTGAATCAGCTAAATCATATGCTAAATGTGTAATTCCCTTAACACATAAAGAAGGTGCTGTAGCATACTTATTAAAGAAAgtttttgaattaaaaaaaaattaagctaTAAGAaactaaaattaaaaaaaaaaaaataaaaaaaaaaaaataataaataaaaaaaaaaataaagaaaaataattcaaataaaattaaatacattaaaaataatcaaTTCACTTATAGTAAGATAATAGGAATTAATCTAAATAAATGTTCAataaattattcaaattgtacgttttttttctaaatgcAACATTTTGTgtatatatctttattttttttttattttattcatttatttttatttttaattgtttttcGAAATAAtgcaatatattttttatggtacagaataaaaattaatatatattagtttttgtaattatttaTCATTCTTATAAAACCCTTTATTGACACATCTTatgttaaaaataagtattttttttttttttaacttattatattcttattattatacataaattacaataaaaaatttaatactacgtatattcaaaaagaaacatatagaatatttttatgttacaatttttccttttagtgaaattaaaaaaaaaataaaaaaagcgtacatatatattatatatataatttttatataaaacaaaaaaaaaaaaaaagatgatacACCTTGTTACATTTAAAAGAgtacaatattttttattaatcttCCACTAGTTTAATCCACTTTTCAcaattcttttataaaaaatatttatttgaaaaaaaaaaaaaaattttaagtaaaaaattaaaaaggaaaagtgatatatataaaatgaagCTAAGTAATTAAaatctaatatatttttaattatttatataaacatatatgtAATGATACAATACATAGCacataattaatatttacttGTAAGTTCGGTAAAGGAAATTTCACAGGATCTTTTTCAGAATCactaaaaagtaataaaaaaataatatatttgatgaatatttatttatctaattaattcattatctatgtatatttattgctattttattttttcttttcttttttttttttttgtaaattacTTAATCCAGTTGcttaatgataaaattacATGATTTAATATGATATATTTATCAGGAGAATCAAAATCATTTTCTATTGCTTGAAATATAACAGAAATAGGATaatcaaataaattataatttcttataAAGCTTATAATGTTTAAATACTTTTTcgaagataaaaataaatgaataacCATTTCATATTCCTTTAGTCTTAATGACATATCTAAACAAAATTGATACGCCCACTTATGTTCAGTTAATTTCCAGTAATGAAATAATCTTTTAGTTACTTCTATTGAATCAgaaataacataaaattgTAATAGCTGTCTTAAACAATTATcttgtttaaaaaatatgcataaatcaaaaataaatgtttGTAAAATTCTATTAGgtagaatatttaaatataataaagacTTCATATATTCTAGCacatatattaaaaacataGGAATATTTTGAAAGTTTGAATAATCCagatttaatttataatcattatttgtattattttctaattcaTACTTCATATTAGTTTTTGcaacattattattattatcttccTGATTAGTTGCATCctctctttttaattcattgctattttcatctaaatttttatttatcctACTTTCATCaaaatttctattatttttacttatttcaaaattcttcttttttattttatattttaacatatatttttcacCACTATTGTTTTTTTCTCTTATAGCTTtgcttctattttttttatttttctcaatTTCCCTAAAATTTAGAGAAAAGTTAAATAaagtttcttttttatctaaattgtatttttttatcatataagGATGAAATGCATCAGCAACGATATCTCTCTCAGTAATTAAGGTCTTATCTCCTaagttttttaataaatgatcCAGTGATTgaataattttcttattaGTTTTTGTTACTGAGCTACTGTTTTTTTGAGCACAACgttctattatttttctataagtaacatttattatatttacaatACTTAAAAAATCTCCTATCTTTATGTCATTTTCTAAAGCTAAAAAAAACATCTCtgttattctatttttacaGTTAGGTCTTCTTAGTAAAACATCAACAGATGTATtctataaattaataaattaaaaaaaaaaaaattttagatatgtaaaaataagaactaataacttattttatatactaCTTAAAAGCTTTatgtaataaatttttattttttctactttATCTTCAATATTATATGTAATAATTATCTTATAAATACATagatacaaatatatatatatatattttctttcataTATGAATTTACCAAATTAGAAAAATGTTGGCATATTTGTAGCATCAACAAATCATAatctattttaattttatgaacATTACCATAATGATTATCTATTAATAcattaaatgatttaaaatttatatgattaaaattaatttgagTTTTAAAAGATTTCGGAGAAgttaaatatgaaatattgACAGTGTGGTTATTCTGATCACTTAAAGAATTTATATTACCCTTATTCTTCTTGTACATtatatcaaataaatataccttttcatttgaattattaaatacaACTAATAAATTATCTATAGAAAAGGTATATATAGTAccattataaaataaatcaagaacgtaatcaaaatataaagtaGAAGATAAGCAGCGAAGGGATATTCTTCCATTTTTATGATCTTTATGAATACAATATGTTTCATTATATAAAGTTATAATTTCAAtgtcatttttatttatgttatcATTTTTCAAGATATTCAATTCTATTTTTGGAAGTTTTATAGTATTGTTATTGCTTAATAAATATGGAAATATTACATGACTTTTATTAGATAATAAAGCGATATAAGAACTATTTTCATCATACCAACAATATTGACTCTTTATAAAATGCTTTTTTAACGGtgtaataattaaattgtcaaaagaaattttaaatatttctatagAGTTATCTGTTACAATTACAAAATCA
The sequence above is drawn from the Plasmodium relictum strain SGS1 genome assembly, chromosome: 14 genome and encodes:
- the HAD2 gene encoding haloacid dehalogenase-like hydrolase, putative, producing MAVNKIFNTNVEETLKGADIKLLLIDFDGTLFVDKDIKVPEENIEAIKLAIEKGYMVGVCTGRSKVGILSAFGEDNLKKMNFYGMPGVYINGTIVYDQIGYILLDETIETDVYSELISYLTEKNLVNQTIFYRGESNYVTEDNKYADFMQKMYSENRSIIIRHNELLKYRTMNKLMIVLDPPESKTVIENLKKHFGKKLTIFTTYNGHAEVTKLGHDKYTGINYLLKHYNISDDQVLVVGDAENDIAMLSNFKYSFAVANATESAKSYAKCVIPLTHKEGAVAYLLKKVFELKKN